Proteins encoded within one genomic window of Chlorobaculum sp. MV4-Y:
- a CDS encoding PHP domain-containing protein: protein MPYSSSGVGHNGFDKADLHIHTKCSDGLFTPEEIVRKAVYAGLKAISITDHDTVKGIDQAKPLALELGLELIPGVEMSSAYKGYDIHILGYFFDYQQSELKRYLDHCRLLRTERAERMVQKLAKMGVKIEIEQIIMKAQNGSVGRPHIAAVLQDGGFVKSFSEAFSKYLGSHSPAYVKSIETHPEEVIRLINEAGGLSFLAHPAQNVPDEILRQLISFGLDGLEIIHPSHDTYRQNYYREIANEYFLLFSGGSDYHGLKDHEDNFGQVWIPYEWVTKMKSRLAPAAKE, encoded by the coding sequence ATGCCATACAGCTCGTCAGGTGTAGGGCATAATGGCTTTGATAAAGCAGATTTACACATACACACCAAATGTTCGGACGGTCTGTTCACGCCAGAAGAGATCGTGCGCAAGGCGGTTTATGCCGGGCTGAAAGCCATCAGCATCACCGATCATGATACCGTTAAGGGTATAGACCAAGCAAAGCCATTAGCACTCGAATTGGGTCTGGAGCTTATCCCCGGTGTAGAGATGAGCTCGGCCTACAAAGGGTATGACATTCATATCCTGGGTTATTTTTTTGACTATCAGCAATCCGAGCTGAAGCGTTATCTTGACCACTGCCGCCTTCTCCGCACGGAACGGGCTGAACGCATGGTGCAGAAACTGGCGAAGATGGGCGTCAAAATCGAGATCGAACAGATCATCATGAAGGCCCAGAACGGCAGCGTGGGGCGTCCGCACATCGCGGCGGTGCTTCAGGATGGCGGCTTTGTCAAAAGTTTCAGCGAAGCTTTCAGCAAGTACCTCGGCTCGCACAGCCCAGCTTACGTCAAGAGCATCGAAACGCATCCGGAAGAGGTTATCCGCCTCATCAACGAAGCTGGCGGGCTGTCGTTCCTCGCCCATCCGGCGCAGAACGTGCCCGATGAAATCCTCCGGCAGCTCATCTCCTTCGGACTGGACGGTCTCGAAATCATCCATCCTTCGCATGACACGTACCGCCAGAACTACTACCGCGAAATTGCCAACGAGTACTTCCTGCTCTTTTCGGGCGGCTCGGATTATCACGGCCTGAAAGATCACGAAGACAACTTCGGCCAGGTATGGATCCCCTATGAATGGGTGACCAAAATGAAAAGCCGGCTTGCCCCGGCAGCCAAAGAGTGA
- a CDS encoding undecaprenyl-diphosphate phosphatase, producing the protein MNLFQAIILGIVQGLTEFLPISSSAHLRIVPALMGWGDPGAAFTAIIQIGTLAAVMIYFAKDIVSISGAVISGIFKGRPLATDEARTGWMIAVGTIPIVVFGLLFKHEIETVLRSLYIVSASMISLALVLVVAEKHTANRTRNGRRGKSINELSWTDAIIIGLAQATALIPGSSRSGVTITGGLFRNLDRETAARFSFLLSLPSVFAAGMLELYQTRHEIMLSTHNIINLVVATIAAFIVGYLSIAFLLNYLKRHTTGIFIAYRLIVGIGLIVMLGTGHLLPM; encoded by the coding sequence ATGAACCTCTTTCAGGCCATCATCCTCGGCATCGTACAAGGTCTCACCGAATTCCTGCCCATCAGCAGCTCGGCGCACTTGCGCATCGTACCAGCCCTCATGGGATGGGGCGATCCGGGTGCAGCTTTCACGGCGATCATCCAGATCGGCACGCTCGCGGCGGTGATGATCTACTTTGCAAAGGACATCGTCTCGATCAGCGGGGCGGTTATCTCCGGCATCTTCAAGGGCAGACCACTCGCAACGGACGAGGCACGAACGGGCTGGATGATCGCCGTCGGCACGATACCGATCGTCGTCTTCGGCCTCTTGTTCAAGCACGAGATCGAAACCGTTCTGCGCTCGCTCTACATCGTCTCCGCCTCGATGATCAGCTTGGCACTTGTGCTGGTCGTAGCCGAGAAACACACCGCCAATCGCACCCGCAACGGGCGCAGAGGCAAATCGATCAATGAACTCAGCTGGACGGACGCCATCATCATCGGACTGGCCCAGGCGACGGCGCTCATTCCCGGTTCGTCGCGCTCCGGCGTCACCATCACCGGCGGGCTGTTCCGCAACCTCGACCGAGAAACCGCCGCGCGCTTCTCGTTCCTGCTCTCACTTCCTTCGGTCTTCGCTGCCGGAATGCTCGAACTGTACCAGACCCGGCACGAAATCATGTTATCGACACACAACATCATCAACCTTGTGGTCGCAACTATCGCCGCCTTCATTGTCGGCTACCTCTCCATCGCCTTTCTGCTCAACTACCTCAAGCGCCACACCACCGGTATCTTCATCGCCTACCGCCTGATTGTCGGCATCGGCCTCATCGTCATGCTCGGCACCGGCCACCTGCTGCCCATGTGA
- the rdgB gene encoding RdgB/HAM1 family non-canonical purine NTP pyrophosphatase → MEPKHPDITIVLATGNKDKVRELKPVLEGLASGISVRSLQDLGLDIDVEETEPTLEDNARLKADAIFELVAPRLDWFIALADDTGLEVDALGGAPGVYSARYAPVPEGVARTYEDNVRHLLSAMQGKSDRTARFRTVIAMKGRLPVTEGGAMLFDETTDGHIDGVITTEPQGDGGFGYDPVFAPEGMERTFAQLTIDEKNAISHRGRAVMAAAKRIGEALSQCGIK, encoded by the coding sequence ATGGAACCGAAACATCCCGACATCACCATCGTCCTCGCCACCGGCAACAAGGACAAGGTTCGCGAGCTGAAGCCCGTGCTCGAAGGCCTGGCCTCCGGCATCAGCGTCCGCTCGCTCCAAGATCTTGGACTTGACATCGACGTGGAGGAGACCGAGCCGACCCTCGAAGACAACGCCCGGCTCAAGGCGGACGCGATCTTCGAGCTGGTCGCGCCGCGCCTCGACTGGTTCATCGCGCTGGCCGACGACACCGGCCTCGAAGTTGACGCGCTCGGCGGCGCGCCCGGCGTTTACTCCGCTCGCTACGCGCCCGTGCCGGAGGGCGTCGCAAGAACCTACGAAGACAACGTCCGCCACCTGCTCTCGGCGATGCAAGGCAAAAGCGATCGCACGGCCCGCTTCCGGACGGTCATCGCCATGAAGGGGCGTCTGCCCGTGACGGAGGGCGGCGCGATGCTCTTCGACGAAACCACCGACGGGCACATCGACGGCGTCATCACCACAGAGCCGCAGGGGGACGGAGGCTTCGGTTACGACCCGGTCTTCGCGCCGGAGGGGATGGAGCGCACCTTCGCCCAGCTCACCATCGACGAGAAAAACGCCATCAGCCACCGTGGCCGCGCTGTCATGGCAGCAGCAAAGCGCATCGGCGAGGCCCTTTCACAATGCGGAATCAAATAA
- a CDS encoding pyridoxine 5'-phosphate synthase yields MRLAVNIDHIATLRNARNEGHPDPVEAALLAEKYGAAGIVCHLREDRRHIKDNDLARLREEITTKLDLEMAMTDEMQRIALSVKPDLVTLVPEKREELTTEGGFAIQKHFIRLTEFVKPLRDKEIGVSVFIEPEEESIALASKAGANIVEFHTGTYSLCTSDEQTAYELERIRKSARIAREMGLTVVAGHGLSVLNIAPFRELHDIEEVSIGHAIISRAVLIGLPAAIQEILDLIRR; encoded by the coding sequence ATGAGACTTGCCGTCAATATTGACCATATCGCCACGCTGCGTAACGCACGAAATGAAGGACATCCCGATCCCGTCGAAGCCGCCCTGCTCGCCGAAAAGTACGGCGCGGCGGGCATCGTTTGCCATTTGCGCGAAGACCGCCGCCACATCAAGGACAACGACCTCGCGCGGCTGAGGGAGGAGATTACCACCAAGCTCGACCTCGAAATGGCCATGACCGACGAGATGCAGCGCATCGCGCTGTCGGTCAAACCCGACCTCGTCACACTCGTGCCGGAGAAGCGTGAGGAGCTGACCACCGAGGGCGGATTCGCCATCCAGAAACACTTCATTCGTCTGACTGAATTCGTCAAGCCGTTGCGCGACAAGGAGATCGGCGTCAGCGTCTTTATCGAGCCGGAAGAGGAGTCGATCGCACTTGCCTCCAAAGCCGGAGCGAACATCGTCGAGTTTCACACCGGCACCTACTCGCTCTGCACCAGCGACGAACAGACGGCATATGAGCTGGAACGCATCCGCAAGTCGGCGCGCATCGCCCGCGAAATGGGGCTGACCGTGGTTGCGGGGCACGGCCTCAGCGTCCTCAACATCGCGCCATTCAGGGAGCTGCACGACATCGAGGAGGTCAGCATCGGCCACGCCATCATCTCTCGCGCCGTGCTCATCGGGCTTCCGGCAGCCATACAGGAAATTCTCGACCTCATCCGCCGATAA
- a CDS encoding AbrB/MazE/SpoVT family DNA-binding domain-containing protein: MIKQLTKHGNSMAMVIEKPILELIGADADTPFEITTDGQALILTPLKNPEGSAAFGVALEKVNTRYARALKKLAE; this comes from the coding sequence ATGATCAAGCAACTCACAAAACACGGCAACAGCATGGCGATGGTTATCGAAAAACCGATTCTCGAACTGATCGGCGCCGATGCCGACACTCCGTTTGAAATCACGACCGACGGCCAGGCGCTCATTCTCACGCCGCTGAAAAATCCAGAAGGGAGCGCGGCGTTCGGCGTGGCGCTTGAAAAGGTGAATACCCGCTATGCCAGGGCGTTGAAAAAACTTGCGGAGTGA
- a CDS encoding type II toxin-antitoxin system death-on-curing family toxin, whose product MRFLELHEVLHIHHDQITRYGGTLGVRDMGLLTSAIAMPTATFKGDFLHTDIHEMAAAYLFHLVRSCPFLDGNKRVGAVSAIVFLALNGYDFEAPEDDLVEMVCGVARSELEKTDVALFMRMWSGKR is encoded by the coding sequence ATGAGATTTCTGGAGCTTCACGAGGTTCTGCACATCCACCACGATCAGATCACCCGTTATGGCGGAACTCTCGGCGTTCGGGATATGGGCCTGCTCACCTCGGCGATTGCCATGCCGACAGCGACATTCAAGGGCGATTTTCTGCACACCGACATCCACGAAATGGCTGCGGCGTACCTTTTTCACTTGGTGAGGAGTTGCCCGTTTCTCGACGGAAACAAACGGGTCGGCGCGGTGTCAGCCATCGTTTTTCTCGCGTTGAACGGCTATGATTTTGAAGCGCCGGAAGACGATCTCGTTGAAATGGTTTGCGGTGTCGCCCGAAGCGAGCTGGAAAAAACTGATGTTGCTTTGTTTATGAGAATGTGGAGTGGAAAACGGTGA